A genomic window from Salvia hispanica cultivar TCC Black 2014 chromosome 5, UniMelb_Shisp_WGS_1.0, whole genome shotgun sequence includes:
- the LOC125186067 gene encoding gibberellin 2-beta-dioxygenase 8-like: protein MESQILVQEPLTSLLKATCSATALVPLCNSDCFPKQADMRMSESADPPFEIAYKHLLEKAPKNVQKSLSTVEECELPLIDMQQLGVGEAERQECKRLIARASQEWGFFQVINHGASRDVLENMRSEQVKLMRKPFQEKKAYKDLKLSDGTYRWGTPLPTSLKQLSWSEAFHVRLSDILDSHCSHNTIRLRSSMEEFVFAICEVARELAEVLAEEMGRETDLFREACLPESCYLRLNRYPPCPNYSHMMGLMPHTDTSFLTVLHQDNVGGLQLVKDGKWIAVRPNPDALIINIGDLFQAWSNNLYKSVEHRVVANPVKERFSTAYFLCPPTETVIESGGVGGAAYRTFSFGEYKKQIELDVKNVGQKIGLPRFLLPTH from the exons ATGGAGAGCCAAATTCTAGTGCAAGAGCCCCTGACAAGCCTTCTCAAGGCTACTTGTTCAGCCACTGCTTTGGTGCCTCTTTGCAACTCAGATTGCTTCCCTAAACAA GCGGATATGAGAATGAGCGAATCAGCTGATCCACCTTTCGAGATAGCCTACAAGCATCTACTGGAGAAGGCGCCCAAAAATGTGCAAAAAAGTTTATCGACTGTGGAGGAGTGCGAGCTTCCCTTAATCGATATGCAGCAATTAGGCGTGGGAGAGGCGGAGAGACAGGAATGCAAGAGGCTCATTGCTCGAGCTTCCCAGGAATGGGGTTTCTTCCAGGTCATCAACCACGGAGCTTCTCGCGACGTGCTGGAGAATATGAGAAGCGAGCAAGTGAAGCTGATGAGAAAGCCGTTCCAAGAGAAGAAAGCCTACAAAGATCTAAAATTATCCGATGGAACTTATCGATGGGGCACGCCTTTGCCTACTTCTCTCAAGCAGCTCTCCTGGTCCGAGGCCTTTCATGTCCGGTTGAGCGATATACTGGATTCGCACTGCTCCCACAACACTATCCGCCTCAg GTCAAGCATGGAGGAATTTGTGTTTGCGATTTGTGAAGTGGCGAGAGAGTTGGCGGAGGTACTGGCGGAGGAAATGGGACGTGAGACGGATCTTTTCCGAGAAGCGTGCCTCCCGGAGAGCTGCTACCTCCGGTTGAACAGATACCCGCCTTGCCCAAACTACAGTCACATGATGGGCTTGATGCCGCACACCGACACTTCCTTCCTCACTGTACTACACCAAGACAACGTCGGAGGGCTGCAGCTCGTTAAAGACGGAAAATGGATTGCCGTTAGACCCAATCCAGATGCCCTCATCATTAACATCGGGGATCTGTTTCAG GCATGGAGCAACAACTTGTACAAGAGCGTGGAGCATCGCGTAGTAGCGAATCCGGTGAAGGAGAGATTCTCCACGGCTTATTTCTTATGTCCGCCAACCGAGACGGTTATTGAGAGTGGCGGAGTTGGAGGAGCTGCTTACCGGACTTTTAGCTTCGGAGAATACAAGAAGCAGATCGAGTTGGATGTTAAGAACGTTGGCCAGAAAATAGGGCTTCCGAGGTTCCTCTTACCCACTCATTAA